The Candidatus Hydrogenedentota bacterium genome segment GCTTGGAGACGATCGCGTGAATGCGCAACAGGTACGCGGCATAGGCGCGGTTGGCGACTTTCCCGAGGCGATTCAACGCCACGACTTCGTCGAGCATGCTGGTGCTCCCGGCATTCGCAAGGGGGATGCAGGCCATGGGCTGTGCCGGCTTCTCGATGGGGCGGATAAAGGCCAGGTCGAGGTCTTTGTCGCGCAGGACTACCGCCGCCGGGATTTCCGTCCCGCCGTCGCGCAGGATTTTCACGTCGATGACGCGCGCGTTCATCTCCATCTGTTCCATCATCTCGCCCATCATGGCGTGGAACATGCTCGTCGGATCTGTGGCGGAAAGGGCGACCACTGTGAGGCCGTCCGGCTGGATGACCGTGCCGGTCACCTCCCTCTTGTCCTCGCTTTCTTCGTTGCCCATGCCCATGAAAGACACCTGCGTCTTGGTCGTGACCTGCACGGTCACGACGGCGTGCTGGTTCTGCTCCATGATGGCGCGGGCCTGGTCCTCAATCTCACCGGCGACCGCGGCCTGCGCGGCCAGACAGGCCAGAAACAGACCAACAAACGGGAAGGGCATCCGGTTCATAGGTTCATCCTTTCGCGTGGGCCCCATCCCACTTTGGTTCCATCTCGATGTAGAACGTGTGAATGCCGCGCATCACCTGGAACACCACTACGGCGGGGCGCTTCTCGGCAATCTGCTTCATCGTCTCCTCAAAGGCGGCCACGTCCGCGACCGGGACGCCGTCCACCCCCAGCACGAGGTCGCTCACGCCGAGCAGGCCCAGCGCTGCCCAGCCGCCGGATTTCACCTCTTCCACGAGCACGCCCTTCTGCTCCTCCTCCCAGCGCTCCTTGGCCTTGTCGAAGAAGGTGACATCACGAACCGTGAACTCGAAATTCTCATCGCGGAACTTCTTCATCTCGCGGGCGAGTTTCGGCGAGCGGATCAACTCCACGGGGATGGTCGCTTCCTCGGCGCCGCGCAACACGTGCACCTGCGCGACCGTCCCCACTTTGTACTGGCGGATCCACGCGCCCAGTTCTTCGTAATGCTCCGGGGCGGAGGCTGTCATGCGTTCCTCATCGATGGCGGTGATGACGTCTCCGACCTGGAGTCCCGCGGCTTCCG includes the following:
- a CDS encoding trypsin-like peptidase domain-containing protein; translation: MNRMPFPFVGLFLACLAAQAAVAGEIEDQARAIMEQNQHAVVTVQVTTKTQVSFMGMGNEESEDKREVTGTVIQPDGLTVVALSATDPTSMFHAMMGEMMEQMEMNARVIDVKILRDGGTEIPAAVVLRDKDLDLAFIRPIEKPAQPMACIPLANAGSTSMLDEVVALNRLGKVANRAYAAYLLRIHAIVSKPRTYYVPSYEAMSTQGSPVFTADGKLLGLAVLRTLSEGGSEASGLAAMLSGGMTGNMIPIILPASDILEVAAQAPESGEAAVEESAAEEAAPGEAVEEVQKVEESGPAS